Proteins from one Staphylococcus sp. IVB6214 genomic window:
- a CDS encoding AraC family transcriptional regulator, with protein MRGITIDLLTHHQSETYRLLDEVQLFVSLDGILEVQHNGRHTSCYDQLLIVNRLDIIQISHAQSLIKVCIPMHFFSKYIPAYRDGYFAQDALTSHERIITLLKQIIQQPIQKQHHILIYDILKLLCDEAFILTSPYFLPTMMCTHTFLEQVLVYIYDNLDRRLSLKNISEHFFVSPSYISILFTKYLDFSFKKYFDTLRLGLSLPTLIATDDTIQNIALHFGFSNYNHYSKIFNLYIGIRPADYRNQSDYPEAIVSIRPYDIEYFNHYLAFNNTSESTVNLTVNLSESNQQTYTSDRQLFLEITNCHIYEVLKQIISQTNPIFAQTTLTLLFQDFTNEALKFHNSADFDHFCHLLKKRHYHLVFCLNNMQQFESFDHLFLQPLIRMMTAQPTVLSPNDFTLSIAVSPHFFNVQEVKFIQQRIHKYLPNCQFALHLSYPVRPIHHKYFESFKEQSIQIDFYCMPFEAFISCETRSMEPYRTLLKDFDTPIVLTGLSAQALNHLYPSTSTDYPQQFLALLLQLPINILGVGISFVATKQQPIGYFNTYGHQLPYSYMYQIHQCFAGHLNTESDHYILHETEDAYLILLSGSNIFNLETEHAPKQSYHFNIMSSDTLAKQLVTTYTYDAQYSDVTNGIAIDIEDYYIPLPDIQHLHQTFQLQPHITVHDFYNKTLHVTLLHNEVKLIKIYKTKATKRQHLI; from the coding sequence ATGCGAGGTATTACAATTGACTTATTGACGCATCATCAATCTGAGACTTATCGCTTGCTAGATGAAGTACAATTATTCGTATCCTTAGACGGTATCCTAGAAGTACAGCACAATGGTAGACACACTTCATGTTATGATCAACTACTGATTGTAAATCGCTTAGATATCATTCAAATCTCTCACGCCCAATCACTTATCAAAGTCTGCATCCCAATGCATTTCTTCTCAAAATATATCCCTGCATATCGTGACGGTTATTTTGCCCAAGATGCACTCACATCTCATGAGCGTATCATTACATTATTAAAGCAGATCATACAGCAGCCTATCCAGAAGCAACATCATATTTTAATATATGATATTTTAAAACTGCTCTGTGACGAAGCATTCATACTGACTTCTCCATATTTTTTACCGACAATGATGTGTACACACACATTTCTCGAACAAGTTTTAGTTTATATATACGACAATTTGGATAGACGACTCTCTCTGAAAAATATAAGTGAACACTTTTTCGTGTCACCGTCTTATATTTCTATTCTCTTCACGAAATATCTAGACTTTAGTTTCAAAAAGTACTTTGATACATTGAGACTCGGATTATCTTTACCAACACTAATAGCGACTGATGATACCATACAAAACATTGCCTTGCACTTTGGGTTTTCTAATTATAATCATTACTCTAAAATATTCAATCTATACATAGGTATACGTCCAGCTGACTATCGCAACCAATCGGATTATCCTGAAGCGATTGTCTCCATTCGACCTTACGACATTGAATACTTTAATCACTATTTAGCATTCAATAACACTTCAGAATCGACTGTTAACCTTACCGTTAATCTCAGTGAATCGAACCAACAAACTTATACTTCTGATCGTCAGTTGTTTCTTGAAATCACCAATTGCCATATTTATGAAGTACTGAAGCAGATCATTTCTCAAACTAACCCTATCTTTGCGCAGACAACCTTGACATTACTTTTTCAAGATTTTACCAATGAAGCTTTGAAGTTTCATAACTCAGCTGATTTCGATCACTTTTGTCATCTACTCAAAAAACGTCACTATCATCTAGTGTTTTGCCTGAATAACATGCAACAATTTGAGTCATTTGACCATTTGTTCTTGCAGCCACTCATACGCATGATGACTGCACAACCAACTGTTCTATCGCCGAATGACTTCACATTGTCTATTGCTGTTTCACCACACTTTTTCAATGTACAAGAAGTCAAGTTTATTCAGCAGCGGATTCATAAATATTTACCCAACTGTCAGTTTGCATTGCACTTATCGTATCCTGTTAGACCGATACATCATAAATACTTCGAGTCTTTCAAGGAACAGTCCATTCAAATAGACTTTTACTGCATGCCATTTGAAGCATTCATCTCATGTGAGACACGTTCGATGGAACCTTATAGAACGTTGTTAAAAGACTTCGATACCCCAATCGTTTTGACAGGGCTATCTGCGCAGGCATTGAATCATCTCTATCCATCAACATCAACTGATTATCCGCAACAATTTTTAGCGTTGCTATTGCAGTTGCCCATAAACATTTTAGGTGTAGGTATCTCTTTTGTAGCGACGAAACAGCAACCTATTGGCTACTTCAATACTTATGGACATCAATTGCCTTATAGTTATATGTATCAAATACATCAATGTTTTGCAGGACATCTCAATACGGAATCAGATCACTATATATTGCACGAAACAGAAGATGCGTATCTCATTCTGTTGTCAGGCTCAAACATATTTAACCTTGAAACAGAACATGCACCAAAACAATCTTATCACTTCAATATTATGTCATCCGATACACTAGCGAAACAACTCGTCACGACATATACATATGATGCACAATATTCCGATGTGACAAATGGCATTGCGATAGATATTGAAGATTACTATATTCCACTTCCAGATATTCAGCATCTCCATCAGACATTCCAACTGCAACCGCACATTACCGTCCATGATTTTTACAACAAAACGTTGCATGTCACATTACTTCATAACGAAGTAAAACTGATTAAAATATATAAAACAAAAGCGACAAAACGTCAGCATTTGATTTAA
- a CDS encoding DUF4889 domain-containing protein gives MKQKQTLGIIIIVAMLVVTAGIVIAIMMSSQKETYYGYMMDDTTAEKIVNASNNEVEEHVTLETDDQFKPQKGDFVKLIAKKGGDHEFVKQEVVAHDDIPHGLMMKIHDMHMESHSHHH, from the coding sequence ATGAAACAAAAACAAACACTCGGAATCATCATCATTGTTGCTATGCTCGTTGTAACAGCTGGGATTGTAATAGCTATTATGATGTCAAGTCAAAAAGAAACTTATTATGGCTACATGATGGATGATACAACGGCAGAAAAGATTGTCAACGCTTCTAATAATGAAGTAGAAGAACATGTCACTTTGGAGACGGATGATCAATTCAAACCACAAAAAGGCGACTTCGTTAAATTGATTGCTAAAAAAGGCGGCGATCATGAATTCGTAAAACAAGAAGTTGTTGCACACGATGATATTCCACATGGTTTGATGATGAAAATTCATGACATGCACATGGAATCACATTCGCATCATCACTAA
- a CDS encoding DMT family transporter, whose protein sequence is MSQQHQKRWIGYLLVIIGASFWGIGGTVSQWLFQHANIEVSWFVAVRLIISGLLLIVIAFMTQGVKVFVIWWDKRAAIQMIIYGIFGMLAVQYTFMSSISHGNAAVATLLQYLGPIFIIFYLVMTKVTKFGVKEALAIILALSGTYLLLTNGHLENLQVPKPAIVWGLLSAVALAFYTVYPVRLLARWGSLNVVGWGMLIGGLALSFVHPPWHVILSDWTLQTHLLFWFAIIFGTMLAFWFYIDSLHYLFPHEAGLLGTIEPLTALLTSVIWLNVSFGVWQLLGIVFIILMVVVLSVVKK, encoded by the coding sequence ATGTCACAACAACATCAAAAACGCTGGATCGGTTATTTACTTGTAATTATTGGTGCATCTTTTTGGGGGATTGGGGGCACAGTTTCACAGTGGTTGTTTCAACATGCGAATATTGAAGTGTCATGGTTTGTTGCAGTCCGATTGATCATTTCAGGGCTCCTTTTAATTGTGATTGCTTTCATGACACAAGGTGTAAAAGTCTTTGTTATCTGGTGGGATAAACGTGCAGCCATTCAAATGATTATCTACGGTATTTTTGGTATGCTCGCCGTACAATATACATTCATGTCTTCAATCAGTCATGGCAATGCGGCAGTTGCGACGTTGTTACAATATTTGGGACCTATTTTTATTATATTTTACTTAGTGATGACAAAAGTGACAAAGTTTGGTGTAAAAGAAGCGCTCGCCATTATACTAGCTTTATCTGGGACGTATTTGTTACTGACAAACGGTCATCTCGAAAACTTACAAGTACCTAAGCCTGCGATTGTTTGGGGGTTGTTATCTGCAGTGGCGCTTGCCTTTTACACAGTGTATCCGGTTCGTCTATTAGCACGTTGGGGTTCACTAAACGTTGTAGGATGGGGAATGCTCATTGGTGGTCTCGCTTTGAGTTTTGTCCACCCACCATGGCACGTCATATTGTCTGATTGGACATTGCAAACGCACTTGCTATTTTGGTTTGCTATCATTTTCGGTACAATGCTCGCCTTTTGGTTTTATATTGATAGTTTACATTATTTGTTTCCACATGAAGCGGGACTATTAGGGACGATTGAACCATTAACAGCACTATTGACATCTGTCATATGGTTGAATGTTTCTTTTGGCGTATGGCAATTATTGGGGATTGTTTTCATTATTTTGATGGTTGTCGTACTCTCAGTCGTTAAAAAATAG
- a CDS encoding MFS transporter, whose product MTNQLYGKRVKDQWLLVIGIILIAGTLRAPLTAVGPIINEIKMDLHINNGVAGLITTIPLIIFGIFSPIASRVLQRYSMSHVLFYAVLLTIVGLVLRVSGGITCFFIGTIVLGIAIAFGNVTLPAYGKWRFPLQIGLITGIYSATMNFTAGLGGGLSYPLSTLTPLSYRFSLVFWVLIAVCAILVWLPQLRRTNDSIDDAETLNPTEQKPIKIYRSKLAWAVALMMAFQSMMFYSIVAWYPSILASKGIEPESAGYFLMLNQFAQLPMTFTFPIIAAKMQSQRKLVYIIVSLMGIGFSLLFTDNYWLLILAMILTGMGIGACFSVCMTLFSIRARTTRVSMALSGFGQSIGYWVAAIGPFLIGVVYDMMHTWSVVICLLLVMNAMILIFGWYATKNEYIG is encoded by the coding sequence ATGACCAATCAATTATACGGGAAGCGCGTCAAAGATCAATGGCTGCTTGTCATTGGTATTATTCTTATTGCAGGGACATTACGTGCACCTTTGACAGCAGTAGGGCCAATTATCAATGAAATAAAGATGGATTTACATATAAACAATGGAGTGGCAGGACTTATTACAACGATCCCATTAATAATTTTTGGTATCTTTTCTCCAATTGCGTCCAGAGTATTACAGCGTTATTCTATGTCACACGTTCTTTTTTATGCGGTGTTATTAACAATTGTAGGGCTTGTTTTGCGTGTCAGTGGTGGCATCACTTGCTTTTTCATAGGTACAATCGTTCTAGGTATTGCCATTGCTTTTGGTAACGTAACTTTACCTGCATATGGTAAGTGGCGTTTTCCATTACAAATTGGTTTGATCACTGGTATTTATAGTGCAACAATGAATTTCACTGCAGGATTAGGGGGTGGGTTAAGTTACCCGCTTTCCACTTTAACACCATTATCTTATCGTTTCTCATTGGTGTTTTGGGTATTAATTGCCGTATGTGCAATTTTAGTATGGTTGCCCCAGTTGAGAAGAACGAATGATAGCATTGATGATGCTGAAACACTCAATCCAACAGAACAGAAACCGATTAAAATATATCGTTCTAAGTTAGCATGGGCGGTCGCATTGATGATGGCATTTCAATCGATGATGTTTTACAGCATTGTCGCCTGGTACCCATCTATTTTGGCAAGTAAAGGTATTGAACCAGAATCTGCAGGATACTTTTTGATGCTCAATCAGTTTGCACAGCTGCCCATGACTTTTACCTTCCCTATCATTGCTGCCAAAATGCAAAGTCAGCGTAAACTTGTTTATATTATTGTGAGTTTGATGGGGATAGGATTCAGTCTATTATTTACAGATAACTATTGGTTATTGATTCTTGCTATGATCTTAACAGGTATGGGCATCGGGGCATGCTTCAGTGTTTGTATGACATTATTCTCAATACGTGCTAGAACAACACGGGTGAGTATGGCACTCTCAGGATTCGGTCAGTCGATAGGGTACTGGGTTGCGGCAATTGGACCATTTCTTATCGGAGTCGTGTATGACATGATGCATACATGGTCTGTGGTGATATGCTTATTGCTAGTTATGAACGCTATGATTTTGATATTTGGTTGGTATGCAACGAAAAATGAATATATTGGGTAA